From Danio aesculapii chromosome 9, fDanAes4.1, whole genome shotgun sequence:
ggcattatttactcaccctttatttgtTTTGAACCATTTGCTTTCtaatgttaaacataaaagatattgaaaaaaaatttgggaacctgtaaccaatgacttccatagtttttgtttttcctggttacaggttttcagctttgaaatatcttctttagtgttcataaaaaactcataaaggtctgaaaccacttgaggctgaataagtgttcattttagggtgaactaactctttaatttACCCTTCATTACATCTTACATAACATTTGtgatgtaacaaaacaaaacaatctctcAGAAAATCTTCATATGACTACTTGTATTGCATGTCAACACCCAGCTAACTGTTAAGCCTTCCTGcttcaatgttttaaaaagtgcttTGTGCCCTTGCTCTTTATCTTCATCAGACAGAGGTCAATGTCTGTATGGTGTATTCGGCCATCAGTTCTTCCCTTGAGAATGCAGTAAATAACAAACTTTCCCACATTTTATCCTACCAGCCTTGCTCTGCTATCTAAACCAAGGACAGCAACAACAGCACAGTCTTCTAAGCGGGTTGTTCTTCTTATATCTCGCAGCTCTTTTGAACTTCTCCTTTGTGACCGACACATAGTCTTGCGTCTTCTCCACATTGGCTTGTATGTTTTGAATCTGGTGGCCTTGCTCTTCCACCAGCATGAACACATCTAGAAAGAGATCTCGCAGGTCCTTCATGTTGCTTTCCAGATTGAGAAGCTCTTTATGGCGTTGCTCGATCTCCGAGAGTTGTGTTCGAGTGATCTTAGCATCGACAATGATGTTCTCGTTGAAGATCTCCCACTTTCCCTGCTCTATCATGTTATCCACCTCCTCTTCAGACACTTCGCGGCCTGATACCTCAAGCTGCCGGATGATAAACTGCTTGCATTTTTCCTGCTTGCTTAGGATTGCGTCATTGTGTTGTCGCATTACTTGATGAAATTGGAGGAAGAGAGCTGCGTGTTGGATCTTCTGGATACGGGACGTGGCAGCATTTGGGCCGAGCTCGGTCTCTGTTTGCTTAGCTTGCTTGGAAAGAGCATCTAACCTTTTATGCAGACTCTCGGCCAACAGCT
This genomic window contains:
- the stx19 gene encoding syntaxin-19, giving the protein MKDRMEELRQQMKASEKLVDSNPFNEEEDKDIDQSSLIGLQAVIFEAEPVLEIFLKDAQSIRASIEELNSEVSKFNEQQRNFVATIRRLSIMKKESSMTRDIKLLAESLHKRLDALSKQAKQTETELGPNAATSRIQKIQHAALFLQFHQVMRQHNDAILSKQEKCKQFIIRQLEVSGREVSEEEVDNMIEQGKWEIFNENIIVDAKITRTQLSEIEQRHKELLNLESNMKDLRDLFLDVFMLVEEQGHQIQNIQANVEKTQDYVSVTKEKFKRAARYKKNNPLRRLCCCCCPWFR